A part of SAR202 cluster bacterium genomic DNA contains:
- a CDS encoding VOC family protein, with product MITGLNHSGFIVEDIEKMKSFYCDILGLKIEREVDSIAPPTGDHTGFPDAKRKLVFVGAGGEHLVELVYFINPKSPPGHLNRNQLGASHICFNVDSISEIYQALSKKNIKFVTEPKYTFNAEGKKRGVCYAQDPEGNWLEFIGEDQ from the coding sequence ATGATAACAGGACTGAATCACAGTGGATTTATAGTAGAAGATATAGAAAAGATGAAATCCTTTTATTGTGATATTTTAGGTTTAAAAATAGAAAGAGAAGTTGATAGCATAGCACCTCCAACTGGAGATCATACAGGATTTCCTGATGCAAAAAGAAAATTAGTTTTTGTAGGTGCTGGTGGAGAGCATTTAGTTGAACTAGTCTATTTTATAAACCCTAAAAGTCCACCTGGCCATTTAAACCGAAACCAATTGGGAGCCTCTCATATTTGCTTTAATGTGGATAGTATATCTGAAATATACCAAGCCCTATCTAAAAAAAATATAAAATTTGTAACCGAACCTAAATATACTTTTAATGCTGAAGGGAAAAAACGTGGAGTATGTTATGCGCAAGACCCTGAAGGCAACTGGTTAGAATTCATTGGAGAAGATCAGTAA
- a CDS encoding ABC transporter ATP-binding protein: MITANIDKITFNYGKRKVFDNFSLQIPHGLSLGLLGGNGSGKTTLMKLIAGLEKPNSGSISIFGVDSIHSVRSKIGYMPQQNTLYSDLSVSSNIDFFACMYGLHNKIIRSESIDEVLNTVGLYERKKDAVSTLSGGMQRRVSLACVLVHKPDLLLLDEPTVGLDPDVRVMFWEYFQQLTDQGITLFITSHTMDDAMHCDRLVFIKNGNIIAEDSPQGLIKATGNTTATLEDSFIYFNSLDKNNDLQ; this comes from the coding sequence ATAATTACCGCAAATATTGATAAAATTACTTTTAATTATGGAAAGAGAAAAGTATTCGATAATTTTTCTTTGCAAATTCCACATGGTCTAAGCCTTGGTTTATTAGGCGGTAACGGTTCCGGTAAGACTACATTAATGAAATTAATTGCAGGATTAGAAAAACCAAATTCAGGAAGTATTAGTATTTTTGGTGTTGATTCAATACACAGCGTGCGATCAAAAATTGGGTACATGCCGCAGCAAAATACGCTTTATAGTGATTTATCTGTATCTAGTAATATCGATTTTTTTGCCTGTATGTATGGATTGCATAACAAAATTATCCGTAGCGAATCAATTGATGAAGTTCTCAATACTGTAGGTTTATATGAAAGAAAAAAAGATGCTGTTTCAACACTCAGTGGAGGTATGCAAAGAAGAGTTAGTTTAGCATGTGTATTAGTCCATAAGCCTGATTTATTATTATTGGATGAACCCACAGTTGGATTAGACCCAGATGTAAGAGTTATGTTTTGGGAGTATTTTCAACAACTTACTGATCAAGGAATAACTTTGTTTATTACAAGTCATACTATGGATGATGCTATGCATTGTGACCGTTTAGTATTTATAAAAAACGGTAATATTATTGCAGAAGATTCACCACAAGGGCTGATAAAGGCTACTGGAAATACTACCGCAACTCTTGAAGATTCTTTTATTTATTTTAATTCACTGGATAAAAATAATGACCTTCAATAG
- a CDS encoding Gfo/Idh/MocA family oxidoreductase, translating to MVTGKKLQVGLIGANVSYGWSPRAHIPALKSLPNIELAAICTAHENTAKISAEKYDVPLAYWNHHELLSNPDIDMVGVITRVPLHYDLTMDALRAKKPVYTEWPLGSNLSQARDMAELAASQNVPTLVGLQARQSPQHLYIQKLISDGFIGEVLSVNLKVINSGVLTRPSDRTWQKDITLGANTLTISFGHAIDALCMSLGEFEELAATVTTQIPQWYETDTNKYVDVTSPDNIAINGTLSNGAIVSAHTASIPYLGSGMKMEIYGKDGTLVLETDGSAQMGGMTLFGGQKEDKQLAVMDIPSNLITAPETTFNTPSFNVAQMWIDFGKNVTEGTKPTPDFNDALIRHKLIEAINISNSENRKVKISEIN from the coding sequence ATGGTGACAGGTAAAAAACTTCAGGTAGGGTTAATAGGCGCTAACGTATCCTATGGATGGTCACCAAGAGCACATATCCCTGCATTAAAATCATTACCAAATATAGAACTCGCAGCAATATGCACAGCTCATGAAAATACTGCAAAAATTTCTGCAGAAAAATATGATGTCCCTTTAGCGTACTGGAACCACCATGAATTACTATCAAATCCTGATATAGACATGGTAGGAGTAATAACGAGAGTACCATTACATTATGATCTAACAATGGATGCTTTACGAGCAAAAAAACCAGTGTATACCGAATGGCCTCTTGGTTCAAACTTAAGTCAGGCTAGAGACATGGCGGAACTTGCAGCATCACAAAATGTTCCAACATTAGTAGGATTACAAGCTAGGCAATCACCACAGCATTTATATATTCAAAAACTCATTTCTGATGGATTTATAGGAGAAGTTTTATCAGTCAATTTAAAAGTAATAAACTCAGGTGTTTTAACCAGACCTTCAGATAGAACGTGGCAAAAAGACATAACTCTCGGGGCTAATACTTTAACTATTTCATTTGGTCATGCAATAGATGCATTATGTATGAGCCTAGGTGAATTCGAAGAGCTCGCAGCAACCGTCACAACACAAATACCGCAATGGTATGAAACTGATACAAACAAATATGTTGATGTTACTTCACCTGATAACATCGCTATAAATGGAACTCTATCAAATGGAGCAATTGTCTCAGCTCATACTGCTAGTATCCCGTACCTTGGAAGTGGTATGAAAATGGAAATATATGGTAAAGATGGTACGTTAGTTTTAGAAACAGATGGCTCTGCTCAAATGGGAGGTATGACTTTATTTGGGGGGCAAAAAGAAGACAAACAATTAGCAGTTATGGATATTCCTAGTAATTTGATTACAGCACCTGAAACAACATTTAATACTCCATCTTTTAATGTAGCACAAATGTGGATAGATTTTGGTAAAAATGTTACTGAAGGGACAAAGCCAACTCCAGATTTTAATGATGCATTAATACGACATAAACTAATTGAAGCTATTAACATTTCAAACAGTGAAAATAGAAAAGTAAAAATTTCAGAAATAAATTAA
- a CDS encoding MmgE/PrpD family protein: MGTTQSLANWVVSAQSGDIPEKAYEQAKKSILDYLGTTIQGSTTPLGRIMVDYSREQGGNSQARIIATDIVTTSANAAFANGAMGHAEDFDDLGGVGGHPAVALTPTVLALGEELNKSGKEMLSAWAVGYEVGTRLSANLHPDRDWHPTAIFGTMASAVAASKLLGLDEWKTRMALGIAGSEAAGLRRNFGTMTKPFHPGNAGRSGVVAAKLASRGYTSDPDIIEGRQGYADNFGGPKCNLPAVSQFLGDFYFLASQGTRIKPWPCCGGNHQTLTGLLDLIHKYEINPDDINTVEHIGPGVPGLGALIRSEVGEGLEGKFCLEYNIGAAIIDKKVDLNTFTDARSDEGDIQEFMKKVTRSQNPDVTLRHTHIEDGDPTARIRIKMKNGQDHDVELGVAHHLTGSEVTDKFKITAGHIFGDSEINQVIDIVGSLETLDSARTLMDLVTL, translated from the coding sequence ATGGGTACTACACAAAGTTTGGCAAATTGGGTTGTTTCTGCTCAATCAGGCGATATTCCTGAAAAGGCTTATGAACAAGCTAAAAAATCAATTTTAGATTACTTAGGGACTACAATACAGGGTTCAACTACTCCTTTAGGTAGAATTATGGTTGATTATTCTCGAGAGCAAGGCGGTAATTCTCAAGCAAGGATTATTGCAACTGACATTGTAACTACGAGTGCAAATGCAGCATTTGCAAATGGTGCAATGGGGCATGCGGAAGATTTTGACGATCTAGGCGGAGTTGGTGGCCATCCAGCAGTAGCTTTAACACCTACTGTTTTGGCACTAGGAGAAGAATTAAACAAATCTGGTAAGGAGATGTTGTCTGCATGGGCGGTAGGATATGAAGTTGGTACAAGATTAAGTGCAAATTTACATCCAGATAGAGACTGGCATCCAACTGCAATTTTTGGAACAATGGCATCTGCTGTAGCTGCAAGTAAATTATTAGGTCTTGATGAATGGAAAACACGTATGGCGTTAGGTATTGCAGGTTCAGAAGCAGCAGGTTTGAGACGAAATTTTGGAACTATGACAAAGCCGTTTCATCCAGGTAATGCAGGAAGAAGTGGTGTTGTTGCGGCTAAACTAGCTTCAAGAGGATATACTTCTGATCCAGATATTATTGAAGGCCGACAAGGATATGCTGATAATTTTGGGGGACCTAAGTGTAATCTTCCAGCTGTTTCACAATTTTTGGGAGATTTCTACTTCTTGGCATCACAAGGTACAAGAATTAAACCATGGCCATGTTGCGGTGGTAATCATCAGACTTTGACTGGATTACTTGACTTGATTCATAAGTATGAAATCAATCCAGATGATATTAATACAGTAGAACATATTGGACCTGGAGTCCCAGGTTTAGGTGCACTTATTAGAAGTGAAGTAGGTGAAGGTCTGGAAGGAAAATTCTGTTTAGAATACAACATTGGAGCAGCAATTATTGATAAAAAAGTCGATTTGAATACTTTTACAGATGCTAGGTCGGATGAAGGTGATATTCAAGAATTTATGAAAAAGGTAACTCGTTCCCAAAATCCAGATGTTACCCTAAGACATACACACATTGAAGATGGTGACCCTACTGCAAGAATCCGAATAAAGATGAAAAATGGCCAAGATCATGATGTAGAACTTGGTGTAGCACATCATCTTACTGGTTCTGAAGTTACGGATAAATTCAAAATTACTGCCGGTCATATATTTGGCGACTCTGAAATAAATCAAGTAATAGATATAGTTGGTTCTTTGGAGACCTTAGATAGTGCTCGCACATTGATGGATTTAGTAACTTTATAG
- a CDS encoding DinB family protein — translation MNEIQIVKSGLRGMHNLLDKALSDMSLEQWNYWPHEGGVSAFFSLWHYVRTEDNIINYVIKKENTIWLEHKYNEIFDLHRTSQGTGMSHEEAKEVKISNISIWKDYQNKVWQSTENLLDNIDVKELHEREIIIKPLPPMTLWRGLFNICLTHGYRHVGEIEHARGLVGLGGLVI, via the coding sequence ATGAATGAAATACAAATAGTAAAATCTGGTTTAAGAGGAATGCACAATCTCTTGGATAAAGCTCTGAGCGATATGAGCCTTGAGCAATGGAATTACTGGCCTCATGAGGGAGGTGTAAGTGCTTTTTTTTCTCTTTGGCACTATGTAAGAACAGAAGATAATATAATTAATTACGTAATAAAAAAAGAAAACACTATATGGTTAGAACATAAATATAATGAAATTTTTGACTTACATAGAACTTCCCAAGGTACAGGTATGTCCCATGAAGAAGCTAAAGAGGTAAAGATTTCTAATATTTCAATATGGAAAGACTATCAAAATAAGGTTTGGCAATCTACAGAAAATTTACTTGATAATATAGATGTTAAAGAGCTTCATGAACGTGAAATAATAATCAAACCACTACCGCCAATGACTTTGTGGAGGGGTTTATTTAATATATGTTTGACTCATGGTTATCGGCATGTTGGTGAAATTGAACACGCAAGAGGCTTAGTAGGATTAGGCGGATTAGTAATATAA
- a CDS encoding ABC transporter permease translates to MTFNRTVAISKRIVKQIFLDHRSLAMIFVAPLVVMSLVGASFNKNPQLLNFVAPALICTFVLFFTFILTGISFLRERALGTLDRLLTTPVSRADIMLGYSISFFFFAFIQSNIILFFTIFILDISYQGGIWNMFIVVILMAIVAVNLGVFISTFAKNEFQVIQFIPLLLAPQIFLSGVIQPVENLPNLLQNVSKVLPLTYAVEGLRSIMIDGSNLSGIINQIATLIIFACVFVILATLTIKR, encoded by the coding sequence ATGACCTTCAATAGAACAGTCGCTATTTCAAAAAGAATTGTTAAACAGATTTTTCTGGATCATAGATCTTTAGCTATGATTTTTGTTGCACCACTTGTTGTTATGTCTTTAGTAGGAGCTAGTTTTAATAAAAATCCTCAACTTTTAAATTTCGTTGCACCTGCTTTAATTTGTACTTTTGTATTGTTCTTCACATTTATTCTAACTGGGATAAGTTTTTTAAGAGAGCGAGCATTGGGGACGTTAGATAGATTATTAACAACACCCGTGAGTCGTGCTGATATCATGTTGGGGTATTCGATAAGTTTTTTCTTTTTTGCATTTATTCAATCAAATATTATTCTCTTCTTCACAATATTTATTCTGGATATTTCGTATCAAGGTGGGATATGGAATATGTTTATAGTTGTAATACTGATGGCAATAGTGGCTGTTAATTTAGGTGTTTTTATATCTACATTTGCTAAAAATGAATTTCAAGTCATTCAATTTATCCCACTTTTACTAGCACCTCAAATATTTTTGTCTGGAGTTATCCAACCAGTTGAAAATTTACCAAATCTTTTACAAAACGTATCTAAAGTGCTTCCTCTAACTTATGCTGTAGAAGGATTACGTTCAATTATGATAGATGGGTCAAATCTTTCAGGCATTATCAATCAAATAGCTACATTGATCATATTTGCATGTGTATTTGTCATTCTGGCTACTTTAACGATTAAAAGATAA
- a CDS encoding PLP-dependent aminotransferase family protein — translation MNSINFNELASKSIPKTIIMPTPAQDAKYIFSVTYTDPEAMELDDFAYSASKVIPAEGRDLATYPPTLGHEGLREFIANDLKANRGNIKLNQENIFLSSGAGGSIQTLVDAFIDDGDFVMMEEFSYHGSLNMFLRKGAKPIHVKMDEHGMNTQALEEAILKKVNSGIKPKFIYTIPIYHNPTGVTLSHKRRDEMIEISNKYNIPIIENESYADFLIDGEKLPPAMIGMDGGENVFYISAYTKLIGCALRLGFTMFPEEARETLSRVGFGTAPSHLASMVVNEYLRKNKNSYVEGVAKSLQSKRDAMLRSLETYFPDSCKWSTPSGGMIIWVELPKGCNTWDVYDKALARGVSYNPGQIFRADRSGENFLRLTYTHNSAEEITEGISILSEVFNEEGFFES, via the coding sequence ATGAATTCAATAAATTTCAATGAACTCGCTTCAAAATCTATTCCCAAAACTATAATCATGCCTACTCCTGCCCAAGATGCAAAATATATTTTCTCTGTTACATATACTGATCCTGAAGCTATGGAACTTGATGATTTTGCATATAGTGCATCAAAGGTCATCCCGGCAGAAGGAAGGGATCTAGCAACTTATCCCCCAACACTAGGCCATGAAGGTCTTAGAGAATTCATAGCAAATGACCTAAAAGCAAATAGGGGTAATATTAAATTAAACCAAGAGAATATTTTTCTTTCTAGTGGTGCTGGAGGATCTATACAAACATTAGTTGACGCCTTTATTGACGACGGCGATTTCGTAATGATGGAGGAATTTTCCTATCATGGTAGTTTAAATATGTTTTTACGCAAAGGCGCAAAACCAATCCATGTAAAAATGGATGAACACGGAATGAATACACAAGCACTAGAAGAAGCAATACTAAAAAAAGTCAACTCTGGTATCAAACCTAAGTTTATTTACACCATTCCAATCTACCATAACCCAACAGGTGTAACGCTTTCACATAAAAGAAGAGATGAGATGATAGAAATCTCAAACAAGTACAATATTCCAATTATAGAAAATGAATCCTATGCAGACTTTCTTATAGATGGTGAAAAACTTCCTCCAGCAATGATAGGTATGGACGGAGGAGAAAATGTATTTTACATTTCTGCGTATACTAAACTTATTGGGTGTGCATTGCGATTAGGTTTTACAATGTTCCCTGAAGAAGCGAGAGAAACACTATCGAGAGTGGGTTTTGGAACAGCACCAAGCCACCTTGCTTCCATGGTAGTTAATGAATATTTACGAAAAAATAAAAACTCATATGTTGAAGGTGTAGCTAAATCACTACAAAGCAAAAGAGATGCTATGCTTAGATCTTTAGAAACTTACTTTCCAGATTCATGTAAATGGAGTACGCCTTCTGGAGGAATGATTATATGGGTAGAACTTCCCAAAGGATGTAATACTTGGGATGTTTATGACAAAGCTCTAGCCAGAGGCGTGTCTTATAACCCAGGGCAAATTTTTAGAGCCGATAGATCCGGTGAAAACTTTTTGAGACTAACATATACACACAACTCTGCTGAAGAAATTACTGAAGGAATCTCTATACTTTCTGAAGTTTTCAATGAAGAAGGATTCTTCGAATCATAA
- a CDS encoding RNA-binding protein, with the protein MNIYCANLPYRSRDEDLASLFSEYGEVVSAKIILDRETNRSRGFGFVEMSSDEDAKKAIEELNGHEFDGRSLVVNEARPRAQQ; encoded by the coding sequence ATGAATATTTATTGCGCTAATCTACCATATAGAAGTCGAGATGAGGATTTAGCCTCTCTTTTCAGCGAATATGGTGAAGTTGTTTCAGCTAAAATTATTTTAGATCGAGAAACAAATCGGTCACGTGGTTTTGGTTTTGTTGAGATGAGTTCAGATGAAGACGCTAAGAAAGCCATCGAAGAACTTAATGGTCATGAATTTGATGGCAGATCACTTGTCGTTAACGAAGCTCGTCCTAGAGCACAACAGTAA
- a CDS encoding D-2-hydroxyacid dehydrogenase family protein, whose translation MQTNEQLNMVILDDYHDFFSKMEIDKRLPSFVKLTILTKHIVDEQELINAMYDYHIIVGIRERTAFPKTVLNSLPNLKLLITTGGRNASFDLDTATNNNIVVSGTLGAGEGPVDLTWGLIISLMRGIHTEDRLARNGMWGTIVGPALTGKTLGLLGLGHIGKLVAQVGTAFGMNIIAWSENLTQQIARQHGVKYVDKKTLFTDSDVISVHLKLSERTRGLIGEKEISLMKPSSYLINTSRGPIIDEKSLINALNKKKISGAAIDTFDIEPLPTNHPLFSTPNTLITPHIGYVTKEAYEIYTEGIIENVLAFLNHNPKRVLNPTVLKEYFSK comes from the coding sequence ATGCAAACTAATGAACAATTAAATATGGTAATACTTGACGACTACCATGATTTTTTTAGCAAGATGGAAATTGATAAAAGACTTCCTTCATTCGTTAAACTTACTATTCTTACTAAACATATTGTAGATGAACAAGAACTCATTAACGCTATGTATGATTACCATATAATTGTAGGTATAAGAGAAAGAACAGCATTTCCAAAAACAGTACTAAATTCATTACCAAATCTTAAATTATTAATCACTACTGGAGGTCGTAACGCTTCATTTGACCTTGATACTGCTACCAATAATAATATTGTTGTATCAGGTACACTAGGTGCTGGCGAAGGTCCAGTTGACCTAACGTGGGGGCTTATAATCAGTTTAATGAGAGGTATCCATACTGAAGACAGATTAGCACGTAACGGTATGTGGGGAACAATAGTAGGCCCAGCATTAACTGGTAAAACACTTGGTTTATTAGGTTTAGGACATATTGGAAAACTTGTCGCTCAAGTAGGTACTGCTTTTGGTATGAATATCATTGCATGGAGTGAAAATCTTACACAACAAATAGCAAGGCAGCATGGTGTAAAATATGTAGATAAAAAAACCTTATTTACAGACTCTGATGTAATATCTGTACATCTCAAACTAAGCGAGCGAACTAGAGGGCTTATTGGCGAAAAAGAAATATCTCTTATGAAACCATCTTCATATCTTATTAATACCTCCCGTGGACCAATAATTGATGAAAAATCGTTAATTAATGCCTTAAATAAAAAGAAAATTTCAGGTGCTGCTATTGATACCTTTGATATTGAGCCACTACCAACTAATCACCCTTTATTTTCAACACCTAATACTCTAATTACACCCCATATAGGCTATGTAACCAAAGAAGCTTATGAAATTTATACTGAAGGTATTATTGAAAATGTATTAGCTTTTCTAAACCATAACCCCAAAAGAGTACTGAATCCTACTGTTTTAAAGGAATACTTTAGTAAATAA
- a CDS encoding malate synthase G produces the protein MNLQYIDIENIKIAKPLYDLVEQEIIPETGINTNHFWSSFASIINDLEPNNRSLLNKRTDIQNNINSWHEDQKTKKFDVEEYKAFLKTIGYLAPDAPDFQITTTDVDEEISSIAGPQLVVPVDNARFAINAANARWWSLYDSLYGTDIISEENNGQKGANYNPHRGAKVVAYCSIFLDTIFGLKNSSFAHVSNFSLKGNDTSKELVITLSNEQETSLLNPSNFVGYIQNDQGKLTSILLKNNNLHIEIQIDRSHPIGIQHSAGIKDVLIESAITTIQDFEDSVAAVDVYDKVVAYRNWTELMKGTCTSTLEKDGKIINRTLNPDKNFKTPNGKDLTLHGRSLLLVRNVGIHMYTNAVINQSGEEIPEGFLDAMITSLAALHDIQGKTKYSNSRTKSMYIVKPKMHGPEEVAFTVKLFERIEEALGLQKNTLKIGIMDEERRTTVNLKQCIYEARERVIFINTGFLDRTGDEIHTSMEAGPVLPKGEIRNQPWIKAYEDQNVDIGIESGLVGTAQIGKGMWAMPDEMKAMMSAKISHPESGANTAWVPSPTAAALHAIHYHMVNVNQIQKDISTRDSINLNDILTPPLMDKKLSEQEILQELENNAQGILGYVSRWVGQGIGCSKIPDINNIGLMEDRATLRISSQHISNWLYHNITSQEEVVTVFKKMAKIVDEQNKDDSNYIPMSNDYDSSIEFQAALDLVFLGRETTNGYTEPVLHSKRAEVKNRN, from the coding sequence ATGAACTTGCAATATATTGATATCGAAAATATAAAAATAGCAAAGCCGTTGTATGATTTAGTTGAGCAAGAAATTATTCCAGAAACAGGAATAAATACAAATCATTTTTGGTCTTCCTTCGCATCTATCATTAATGATTTAGAACCTAATAATCGTTCCTTGCTAAATAAACGAACAGACATACAAAATAATATTAATTCTTGGCATGAAGATCAAAAAACAAAAAAATTCGATGTTGAAGAATATAAAGCATTTTTGAAAACTATTGGTTATTTAGCTCCAGATGCTCCCGATTTTCAAATCACGACAACTGATGTGGATGAAGAAATTTCATCTATTGCAGGACCACAACTTGTGGTACCTGTTGATAATGCTAGATTTGCAATCAATGCTGCCAATGCTAGATGGTGGAGTTTGTATGACTCGTTATATGGTACAGACATTATCTCAGAAGAAAATAATGGTCAAAAAGGTGCAAACTATAACCCTCATAGAGGTGCAAAAGTTGTTGCTTATTGTTCAATTTTTCTTGACACAATATTTGGTTTAAAAAATTCAAGTTTTGCACATGTTTCAAACTTTTCTCTAAAAGGTAATGATACATCCAAAGAACTTGTTATAACACTTAGCAATGAACAAGAAACAAGTTTATTAAATCCTTCAAACTTTGTTGGTTATATACAAAACGATCAAGGAAAATTGACTAGTATATTACTCAAAAACAACAATCTACATATAGAAATTCAAATTGATCGAAGCCACCCTATCGGGATACAACATTCAGCAGGAATCAAAGATGTGCTGATTGAATCTGCAATAACTACAATACAAGATTTTGAAGACTCAGTTGCTGCTGTAGATGTTTATGATAAAGTTGTAGCTTATAGAAATTGGACTGAATTAATGAAAGGCACTTGCACTTCAACTTTAGAAAAAGACGGCAAAATTATTAACCGTACTCTTAATCCTGACAAGAATTTTAAAACACCCAATGGTAAAGATTTAACTCTCCATGGTAGAAGTTTATTACTAGTAAGAAACGTTGGTATTCATATGTATACTAATGCTGTTATAAATCAAAGTGGAGAAGAAATACCCGAAGGCTTTCTTGATGCAATGATCACATCTCTTGCAGCTCTCCATGATATACAAGGTAAAACGAAATATTCCAACAGTAGAACTAAAAGTATGTATATCGTTAAACCTAAAATGCATGGCCCTGAAGAAGTTGCCTTTACAGTAAAATTGTTTGAAAGAATAGAAGAAGCACTAGGGTTACAAAAAAATACCCTCAAAATTGGAATTATGGATGAAGAAAGAAGAACAACGGTTAACCTTAAGCAATGTATATATGAAGCACGAGAACGAGTAATATTTATTAATACTGGATTTTTAGACCGTACAGGTGATGAAATACATACTAGTATGGAAGCAGGACCAGTTTTGCCAAAAGGTGAAATACGAAATCAACCCTGGATAAAAGCTTACGAAGATCAAAACGTTGACATAGGGATTGAATCAGGCCTTGTTGGCACAGCTCAAATTGGTAAAGGCATGTGGGCTATGCCCGATGAAATGAAAGCAATGATGTCAGCAAAAATATCTCATCCTGAATCTGGTGCTAATACAGCATGGGTACCTTCTCCTACTGCTGCAGCACTCCATGCAATTCATTATCATATGGTTAATGTAAATCAAATTCAAAAAGATATTTCAACAAGAGATTCTATCAATTTGAATGATATATTAACTCCACCCCTTATGGATAAGAAACTTTCTGAACAAGAAATCCTTCAAGAATTAGAAAATAATGCTCAAGGAATACTAGGTTATGTCTCAAGATGGGTCGGCCAAGGAATTGGTTGTTCAAAAATTCCTGACATAAATAATATTGGCTTAATGGAAGACAGAGCCACACTTAGAATTTCTAGCCAACACATTTCGAACTGGTTATATCACAATATTACAAGCCAAGAAGAAGTAGTGACAGTATTTAAGAAAATGGCAAAAATCGTTGATGAACAAAACAAAGACGATAGTAACTATATTCCAATGTCCAATGACTATGATTCAAGTATTGAATTCCAAGCAGCGTTAGATTTAGTCTTTTTGGGTAGAGAAACGACAAACGGATACACAGAACCTGTTCTCCATTCGAAAAGGGCTGAGGTAAAAAATAGAAATTAA
- a CDS encoding AEC family transporter: MISVFYNIILPILLVASFGVALQKLRPSPLGFLSPALLYILSPCLVIDGIINADLPTNVSIKIVTISITCSLVMLVLGFVIANISKMAKDAKSSFVLASTFPNAGNMGIPISFLAFGEEGLSVALIIFVAQGIISWPLGTLIVARGQTIGWKEPLIQVLKLPTLYAVPIALFIRFINFSIPSNLYRPIDMMADAAIPCMLLLLGYQLSNGLKEINIKDLVLVNITRLIFSIPIVAIITIAFNVTGTAQNTLIVMAAMPTAVFTVLLATEFGTKGQYVANSVITSTLLSMISLTILIYYLTN, translated from the coding sequence ATGATCTCAGTTTTCTATAACATAATATTGCCAATATTATTAGTTGCATCTTTTGGGGTTGCCCTACAAAAACTTCGACCTAGTCCACTAGGTTTTCTTTCTCCAGCTTTGCTTTACATACTAAGTCCATGTCTTGTTATAGACGGAATAATAAATGCAGATCTTCCAACAAATGTCTCAATAAAAATTGTAACGATTTCAATAACCTGTAGTTTAGTTATGCTAGTTTTAGGTTTTGTAATCGCAAACATATCTAAAATGGCAAAAGATGCAAAAAGTAGCTTTGTTCTAGCCTCTACTTTTCCAAATGCCGGAAATATGGGTATTCCTATATCTTTTTTAGCATTTGGAGAAGAAGGATTAAGTGTAGCTTTAATAATCTTTGTTGCTCAAGGAATTATAAGCTGGCCATTAGGAACATTAATAGTTGCTAGAGGTCAAACTATTGGTTGGAAAGAGCCTCTAATACAGGTACTAAAGTTACCAACATTATATGCCGTACCGATAGCATTATTTATACGATTCATAAATTTTTCAATACCATCAAATTTATATCGTCCTATTGATATGATGGCTGATGCAGCAATACCATGCATGCTATTATTACTGGGATATCAATTATCTAATGGGTTAAAAGAAATAAATATAAAAGACTTGGTACTTGTAAATATAACAAGATTGATTTTTTCTATCCCAATTGTAGCAATAATCACCATTGCATTTAACGTAACTGGTACCGCCCAAAACACATTAATAGTTATGGCTGCAATGCCAACTGCTGTCTTTACTGTATTACTTGCTACAGAATTTGGAACAAAAGGCCAGTATGTCGCCAACTCAGTTATTACTAGCACATTATTGAGTATGATCAGTCTTACTATACTTATTTATTATCTAACGAATTAA